tcattaacAACTGCACCATTTATGAAAATACTTGCCGTTATCAGCAGCACAAACTGTTCCTATCAATATAAAATCGGCCAGCACACTCCGAAGCCACTCCACAGCTACTATATCCTGCCCATTTGGCACACCGAGCAAATGGCAAAGTGCTCTTGCAGATCCTTTTTCAAAGCAGCCTCTAGACGTGCAATATATATCCTGTAACCGTCTCGCCTTACCTCTTATCACAAACCCTATACCCTTTGGGTCttctgtgctctctctctctctctctctctctctctctctctctctctctctctctctctctctctctctctctctctctctctctctctatgctcGTGCGAGTCAGCTGGTGGCAGCGTTAACAGTTGAACTTCACCACACTTACTGTCGGACAGGACTTGTGGAAATAAGTGGAGCAACGCGAGATTCGCATCGAGCGAGGAGAGAGAATCCTTGCGCTTTCGGGAGACAATAACGATGCTTTCGACGCGGCTTTTTGGGAGCACGAATCGATTTCGCATCTTTCGCAGACCAGCGACAAGCGTTCTTCTCTGtggttgttttactttttgcaCAAATATAAGCCCCATAATCGCACATGCATAGTAGTGAGAGACCCGCTAGCAGATGGGAGCATGAGAGCAAAATATGCTGTTGGCATAAACCCGCGCCCAAGTTCAATATGGGGTTTAAAGACAACGGATGCTCCACCTCGGGCCAACCGTACATCCTCTTTAAAAGTTCAGTGCCACTGTGAGCGTGGCATTGTTTTCTGAGTATCAGTTGAATAAAGGATACAATGTACTTAAAAAGAATAGAATGTACCTGGCCTAGAGGGCATTCTAGCCCCGTGAAGTATAGTAGACAATAGATAGCCAACATGGAGTGACATGGACATGGACTGCAGCCTACACATATCGTAGCTTCTCGAGGACCGACAGAtaagctgttgttggtggtggttggattcACAGAATGATAACACACAGAACGAGAGGATTTCGTTTCTCCACCTCCTGCACTTTCTTCCCAGGGCGAGGGGTGTACCGACGGTTTTATTCACCACCTTGCAGCCAAATAGAACGATCCACGCACGTACACCGAGCGATCCAACTAATATTGGATCCCTCCTTACTCGTTACGCATCATTTTCTCCTTTTGCCgctgcatcttcttcttggacagcttcttcttctcttgctCGGCATTATCGGCGGCCTTGGTGACGACGTCTTCCTTTTCCGTGAGCGACAGCTCAATGTGACACGGCGACGACATGTACGGGTTGATGCGACCATGCGCACGGTACGTACGGCGACGCAGGCACGGAGCACGGTTCACctgaatgtgatcgatcactAGACGGTCCACATCCAGACCCTTGTAGTCCGCGTTAGCTTCAGCGTTCttgagcagctgcagcaggaacTCGGCGGACTTCTTGGGCCAGCGGCCGACGGAGGTACCCCAGTGCTTGGCCTGGGCACaacgaccaacaccaccgttGAACCGGCGGAATGGCACGCACTCCTTCTTGTCGCACACGTTCTTCAGGAAACGCTGAGCACGGCGCAGAGGCATACGCTTGATGGCTAGTGCTGTTTCGCGGGTATTCTGTAACGATACAACGGAATAACAACGTTAGAGCTAGGTTCGAGACCTCGTGTTGCACCCATATCTTACCTTGAAATGTACCCGTAGGTTCGATCCACGGGATTTGCACGATTTGGACGCATTATCAGGTTCCTTGGCGTAACGACCCATCCTGAAACCGAAGTCTGTATGTGAGGAAAATGCGCACAGTTAGTCAAcgcaaatgaaacggaaagccAAAGTCGGTTTTGCTGTAGGTTTGATGAATCGAAAAAGTCGCAACACTGCTTTGGCCTTTTGCCAACAGTTCAACTCGAGGCATGTTGATGTTACTGGAGGCACACGTTGAACCGGTAAATTAAACATAATACACAGTTGAACGGACCAAATTTCAACATGAGGTTAATGCGGACAACTTTAACGATACATCACCATACGATTTCAATGGATTTTCCACCAAATCATCACGATTTTCGTACTTTTTTCCCGACAACAATTTCAACGCGCTCCCTCACCTACCTGACAAGATGCCGGAAAGAGAGACTCAACCGCGTTTGACACCCGGAAACAGCTTTTTGAGCGAATTTGAGCAACTCTTGTGAAAACATGCAAGAAAATTATTAAGTGCGATGCTCTATTCTAGCAAATGACAAAGCGAAGAGCAGCCAGTATACAAAATGTATGCACCCGGGGATGTTTAAGAGACCCTAAATTGTTCTGCCGGCGGGTCTCTTAagcattagccgtggccacacggagcgaaaatttgcgcgcaaatttacaaattaatgccaaatcgtttacgcttcgatatgtttacgtggccgggttgaggaaattaaaatcgttttgtggaagaaaaggattgaacacactagcaatgatcactatctatcaatgtaaaccacaaatagaacatattgcgagcccttccgtttgcaaacagcttttactctaggttttacgctccacggacctataatcgtttgacagcatgtaaacggcaagcgtaaatgttttggcattaattttttcgtttgcgctagagttttcgccccgtgtggccacggctattaagagagtggaaaaaataaattaaaaaattttAACTTTGACCATTTTTTTAGAATACTGTCCCGGCACCAGGCGTCGCCGGTCGGGGCGGATCATTTCGGATGGGCTTGCTGTTCTCAACAAATATCTCATTCAATCGTGATTTGGGTTCAAGGGGAGCtctcttttttcatttcatcctgCACGGGatcctttttcaattttttacaATTCTGTTTCAATTCTTGCTTATCATCAGCATGAACAGAGCCCAGTGCATGTTTCAACGGTTTGCCCTTCGTTTTCAACATCTTATCGTATAGTTTATCTACTTTTTTCACCGCTCCGCTGGGAATGCCCCATTCCAAACTGCATGGAACGTGCTTGGTAGGATCGTCCTCTGGACGATATGGAGAGATTTCTACTCCGAGCCGTTTGCACACCTTTTCCAGCACGGTATCGACGTAGGTAGATATTTTCAGATCTGCTTTTTTATCCTATGGAAACGTGGACAACGAGATAAGTGTATCGAAATTCTCTCCATCCTTTAAATCTCCTATACTTACGTGTTTGGTGGGTTGTAAATTACAAATAACCAGCTTTCCTCCatatttcttgtttttcaaTG
The sequence above is a segment of the Anopheles darlingi chromosome 2, idAnoDarlMG_H_01, whole genome shotgun sequence genome. Coding sequences within it:
- the LOC125959833 gene encoding 60S ribosomal protein L17: MGRYAKEPDNASKSCKSRGSNLRVHFKNTRETALAIKRMPLRRAQRFLKNVCDKKECVPFRRFNGGVGRCAQAKHWGTSVGRWPKKSAEFLLQLLKNAEANADYKGLDVDRLVIDHIQVNRAPCLRRRTYRAHGRINPYMSSPCHIELSLTEKEDVVTKAADNAEQEKKKLSKKKMQRQKEKMMRNE